Proteins encoded by one window of Candidatus Omnitrophota bacterium:
- a CDS encoding serine hydrolase — MMKLCRRILLLALAIALVCPSEASARGITATSAFLWDATDGRTYYAKSPNRWIFPASTAKIMTVLLVLEKLPLESYVTVSERATRVQPTKLGLKAGERYRVRDLLYGVVLKSANDASIVLAEAVAGSEAKFVVLMNRRARALGARHTRFANSHGLPSKTRQYSTARDMARIFKEALKNNFFRKVLIFKYRVIYSKDGRRHFLKSHNKSLFLNWKRDVYGKTGYTRQARSCFVGYFNKGGHTCIIAVFGCRKRWEDIKFMIERYGKTDL; from the coding sequence ATGATGAAATTGTGTCGTCGCATATTATTGTTGGCGCTGGCCATTGCCCTGGTCTGTCCCTCCGAGGCCTCGGCCCGCGGCATCACTGCCACATCCGCGTTTTTGTGGGACGCGACCGACGGCCGTACTTATTACGCCAAAAGCCCCAACCGCTGGATATTCCCGGCGAGCACCGCCAAGATCATGACCGTGCTTCTGGTCCTGGAAAAATTGCCGCTTGAGAGCTATGTCACCGTGTCCGAGCGGGCCACCCGGGTCCAGCCGACCAAGCTTGGCCTCAAGGCCGGCGAACGCTACCGGGTGCGCGATCTGCTCTACGGGGTGGTCTTAAAATCCGCCAATGATGCCAGCATTGTCCTGGCCGAGGCCGTAGCCGGCTCCGAAGCGAAATTCGTCGTCCTGATGAACCGGCGTGCCAGGGCCCTCGGCGCCCGGCACACCCGTTTCGCCAATTCCCACGGTTTGCCGTCCAAGACCAGACAATATTCAACCGCCCGTGACATGGCCCGCATTTTTAAGGAAGCCCTTAAAAACAATTTTTTCAGAAAGGTCCTCATTTTCAAATACCGCGTTATTTATTCCAAGGACGGGCGCAGGCATTTTCTCAAGTCCCATAACAAGTCATTATTTTTAAACTGGAAAAGGGACGTGTACGGCAAGACCGGTTACACCCGGCAGGCCCGGTCCTGTTTTGTGGGATATTTTAACAAAGGCGGCCATACCTGCATCATCGCGGTGTTCGGGTGCCGCAAACGCTGGGAAGACATCAAATTCATGATCGAGCGTTATGGCAAAACAGATCTGTAG